From the genome of Metarhizium brunneum chromosome 4, complete sequence, one region includes:
- the PPT1 gene encoding Palmitoyl-protein thioesterase 1 translates to MRTSSLLATTAVLGCSLAATTRRPKANSKSAQPSYDDSDNPLPLVIWHGLGDDADSEGLAEIAKLADDIAPGIFVHIINPTPDGSDDRTSTFIGNVTHQVQIVCDQLAKNRVLSTAPAIDAIGFSQGGQFLRGYVERCNFPRVRNLITFGSQHNGITEFKQCGALDYICKAAMALLRFNVWSTFVQNRLVPAQYYRPVEDSDYALYLDGSNYLADINNERDKKNETYKENLVRLDNFVMYLFENDTVAIPKETSWFGEVQVNGRHTPLEERKMYKEDWLGLKTLDRKGALSFRTIKGDHMHIPEHVFKDVMTEFLGPFNKTAVSVDGFESEEL, encoded by the coding sequence ATGCGTACATCATCTCTCCTCGCAACAACCGCCGTCCTGGGCTGCTCTCTGGCCGCAACAACACGACGCCCCAAGGCCAACTCCAAGAGCGCCCAGCCCTCGTACGACGATAGCGACAACCCGCTCCCCCTCGTCATTTGGCACGGCCTaggcgacgacgccgacagCGAAGGCCTTGCCGAAATCGCCAAGCTCGCCGATGACATCGCCCCCGGCATCTTCGTCCACATCATCAACCCTACGCCGGACGGGTCCGACGACCGCACATCCACCTTCATCGGCAACGTCACTCACCAAGTGCAAATAGTATGCGAccagctggccaagaaccGCGTCCTCTCCACCGCGCCGgccatcgacgccattgGCTTCTCCCAGGGCGGCCAGTTCCTCCGCGGATACGTTGAGCGGTGCAACTTCCCCCGCGTCCGCAACCTCATCACCTTTGGCAGCCAGCACAACGGCATCACCGAGTTCAAGCAGTGCGGGGCCCTGGACTACATCTgcaaggcggccatggcgctcCTGCGCTTCAACGTCTGGAGCACCTTTGTGCAGAACCGCCTTGTGCCCGCGCAGTACTACCGCCCCGTGGAGGACAGCGACTACGCCTTGTACCTGGACGGGTCGAATTACCTTGCGGATATCAATAATGAGCgggacaagaagaatgagACGTACAAGGAGAATCTCGTCCGCCTGGACAATTTCGTCATGTACCTGTTTGAGAACGACACTGTTGCCATTCCCAAGGAGACGTCGTGGTTCGGAGAGGTCCAGGTCAATGGGCGGCATACGCCGTTGGAGGAGCGCAAGATGTACAAGGAGGACTGGTTGGGTTTGAAGACCCTGGATAGAAAGGGCGCGCTGAGCTTCAGGACCATCAAGGGTGATCATATGCATATTCCGGAGCACGTGTTCAAGGACGTCATGACTGAATTCTTGGGGCCATTCAACAAGACGGCCGTTTCTGTGGACGGCTTTGAATCCGAGGAACTTTGA